The Vicinamibacteria bacterium genome contains a region encoding:
- the pbpC gene encoding penicillin-binding protein 1C — protein MKRRLRFALAGLAALSAAGFWRCLPEPLFEEPTSVVLLDRDGLLLGARIADDDQWRFPPIPSVPEKLRWAITTYEDKRFFSHPGVDPLAIARAMHLNLSRGRVVSGGSTLTMQVIRLARSNRDRTYLEKLVEAILALRLELRYDKDDILALWASHAPFGGNVVGLEAAAWRYFGRPPGSLSWAEAATLAVLPNAPTLVHPGKNRETLERKRNALLTRLNAAGRIDALELALALREPLPLHPHPLPRKAPHLLATLSSETRRHRFESTLSASLQDAVQRIVSRLGERLGSQGIDNVAVLVVDNQSFEVLAYVGNTEWSVEEDRGYAVDVIQRPRSTGSILKPFLFASMIQAGEILSTTLVPDVPVQYAGYMPENFDRAYRGAVPAEVALAQSLNVPAVHMLKHHGVNRFYDSLEGFGMTTLWREPEGYGLTLILGGAEGTLWDITSMYANLAHIARQQRARPQQRRLRLLQGEEDATGKVAEIGPGAAWLTLKALVEVARPGDEGHWRSFTSARPIAWKTGTSFGLRDGWAVGTTNRYTVGVWVGNANGEGRPGLTGATAAAPVLFDVFGRLDNDSWFMPPYRFMKELDVCKSDGFLASGGCETERQWAPAEAHFERQSPYHRRIHLDPSGRFRVDSACESPSAMMHRSWFVLPPNQEFYFRRYHADYRPLPPYRNDCRTAMVASDGGGPIDFLYPHAGTRLYIPLELSGNKGRTVFEAVHRDPDATLHWHLDDGYLGTTRTFHQQALDMEPGWHQVTVVDAAGNRLSRRFEVLGRGN, from the coding sequence ATGAAACGTCGCCTGCGGTTTGCCTTGGCCGGGCTCGCCGCCCTCTCGGCCGCGGGGTTCTGGCGATGCCTTCCCGAGCCTCTCTTCGAAGAGCCGACCTCCGTGGTTCTCCTCGACCGGGACGGTCTCTTGCTCGGAGCGAGAATCGCGGACGATGACCAGTGGCGCTTTCCTCCGATCCCTTCCGTGCCCGAGAAGCTCCGCTGGGCCATCACGACGTACGAGGACAAGCGTTTCTTCTCTCATCCGGGCGTCGACCCCCTCGCCATCGCCCGCGCCATGCACCTGAACCTATCCCGCGGCCGCGTCGTGAGCGGCGGCAGCACGCTCACGATGCAGGTCATTCGACTGGCACGGAGCAATCGGGACCGAACGTATCTGGAGAAGCTGGTCGAGGCGATCCTCGCTCTTCGTCTCGAGCTGCGCTACGACAAGGACGACATCCTTGCCCTCTGGGCGAGCCACGCTCCCTTCGGTGGCAACGTCGTCGGGCTCGAGGCGGCGGCCTGGCGCTATTTCGGACGGCCCCCGGGCTCGCTTTCCTGGGCCGAGGCCGCAACACTCGCGGTTCTCCCGAACGCCCCTACGCTCGTCCATCCGGGAAAAAACCGAGAGACGCTCGAGAGGAAGAGAAACGCGCTTCTCACCCGGCTGAACGCGGCGGGCCGGATCGACGCGCTGGAGCTCGCGCTTGCTCTCCGGGAACCCCTACCCTTACATCCGCACCCTCTCCCACGAAAGGCGCCTCATCTTCTCGCCACACTTTCGAGCGAAACGCGCCGGCACCGCTTCGAGAGCACCCTGTCCGCGTCTCTCCAGGACGCCGTGCAGCGGATCGTCTCAAGGCTGGGAGAACGTTTGGGCTCGCAGGGAATCGACAACGTCGCCGTTCTCGTGGTCGACAACCAGAGCTTCGAGGTCCTCGCCTACGTGGGGAACACCGAATGGTCGGTCGAAGAGGATCGCGGTTATGCCGTGGACGTGATTCAAAGGCCCCGCAGCACCGGCAGCATCCTCAAGCCGTTTCTCTTCGCATCGATGATCCAGGCGGGCGAGATCCTCTCGACGACTCTCGTTCCCGACGTTCCCGTGCAATACGCGGGCTACATGCCCGAGAACTTCGACCGCGCGTATCGCGGCGCCGTGCCCGCCGAGGTCGCACTCGCCCAATCCCTGAACGTCCCTGCGGTGCACATGTTGAAACATCACGGCGTGAACCGCTTCTACGATTCTCTCGAGGGTTTCGGCATGACGACGCTGTGGCGCGAGCCCGAGGGCTACGGCCTGACGCTCATCCTCGGAGGCGCGGAAGGCACGCTCTGGGACATCACCTCGATGTACGCGAACCTCGCCCACATCGCACGCCAGCAGCGAGCACGACCGCAGCAACGGAGGTTGCGCCTACTGCAAGGTGAGGAGGATGCCACGGGCAAAGTGGCGGAGATCGGACCCGGCGCCGCGTGGTTGACGCTCAAAGCACTCGTCGAAGTGGCTCGCCCCGGAGACGAGGGCCACTGGAGAAGCTTCACGAGCGCGCGACCCATCGCCTGGAAGACGGGAACGAGCTTCGGGCTCCGCGATGGTTGGGCCGTCGGAACCACGAATCGTTACACCGTGGGCGTGTGGGTCGGTAACGCCAACGGTGAAGGCCGCCCCGGTCTCACCGGCGCGACCGCCGCCGCACCCGTACTCTTCGACGTGTTCGGCCGGCTCGACAACGACTCCTGGTTCATGCCGCCTTACCGGTTCATGAAAGAGCTCGACGTCTGCAAGAGCGACGGTTTTCTCGCTTCGGGAGGCTGCGAGACCGAGCGCCAATGGGCCCCCGCCGAGGCTCATTTCGAGCGGCAGAGCCCTTACCATCGACGGATCCATCTCGACCCCAGCGGCCGCTTCCGCGTCGACAGCGCGTGCGAATCCCCGAGCGCCATGATGCATCGTTCGTGGTTCGTGCTCCCGCCGAATCAGGAGTTCTATTTCCGAAGGTATCACGCGGACTATCGGCCTCTGCCGCCCTATCGAAACGACTGCCGGACGGCGATGGTGGCGAGTGACGGCGGAGGTCCCATCGATTTCCTCTACCCCCACGCGGGAACACGGCTCTATATCCCGCTCGAGCTCTCGGGCAACAAGGGACGGACGGTCTTCGAGGCCGTGCACCGCGACCCCGACGCCACCCTCCACTGGCACCTCGACGACGGCTATCTCGGCACGACCCGCACGTTTCATCAGCAAGCGCTCGACATGGAGCCCGGCTGGCACCAGGTCACCGTCGTCGATGCGGCGGGCAATCGGCTGTCGCGACGCTTCGAGGTCCTCGGAAGGGGGAATTGA